In one Corallococcus sp. EGB genomic region, the following are encoded:
- a CDS encoding aldehyde dehydrogenase family protein — protein sequence MLEAVASLLPQASVEVDRIRAVFESQRANRWNLSRSTAAERIARLRKLREAIIARREQLAEAIHQDFRKPAMEVELTEIHPTLEELNHTVKHLKSWMKPKRVATPLTLKGASSHVRFEAKGVVVILSPWNYPFQLLAAPLIAAIAAGNAVMLKPSEKTPHTSRFLAKLVRDVYPENEVAVFEGGAEVAEALLQHPFDHFFFTGNPNIGRKVMAAATKFLSSVTLELGGKSPVIIDASANLKAAAEALAWGKFVNAGQTCVAPDYIYVPASKQQAFLEALKAALTRFYGETEAERQASPDFARVVDPAAWRRLKEVLDRTVAAGAKVEAGGTADGPSRYVAPTVLSGVTTTMPIMEAEIFGPLLPVLTYERREEVYAHINEGGKPLALYVFSQDSRMVEEVLQHTTSGGVVVNNVLIHVANPNLPFGGVGMSGLGNYHGHYGFKTFSHERAVMVQWMKSLAAVFFPPYRGKAQEWASRATRMLE from the coding sequence ATGCTGGAAGCCGTCGCGTCCCTCCTTCCCCAGGCCTCGGTCGAGGTGGACCGCATCCGCGCGGTGTTCGAGTCGCAGCGCGCGAACCGCTGGAACCTGTCGCGCAGCACCGCCGCGGAGCGCATCGCGCGGCTGCGCAAGCTGCGCGAGGCCATCATCGCGCGGCGCGAGCAGTTGGCGGAGGCCATCCACCAGGACTTCCGCAAGCCGGCGATGGAGGTGGAGCTGACGGAGATCCACCCGACGCTGGAGGAGCTGAACCACACGGTGAAGCACCTGAAGTCGTGGATGAAGCCCAAGCGGGTGGCGACGCCGCTGACGCTCAAGGGCGCGTCCAGCCATGTGCGCTTCGAGGCGAAGGGCGTGGTGGTCATCCTGTCGCCGTGGAACTACCCGTTCCAGCTGCTGGCGGCGCCGCTCATCGCGGCCATCGCCGCTGGCAACGCGGTGATGCTCAAGCCCAGCGAGAAGACGCCGCACACGTCGCGCTTCCTGGCGAAGCTGGTGCGGGACGTGTACCCGGAGAACGAGGTGGCGGTGTTCGAGGGTGGCGCGGAGGTGGCGGAGGCGCTCCTGCAGCACCCGTTCGACCACTTCTTCTTCACGGGCAACCCGAACATCGGCCGCAAGGTGATGGCGGCGGCGACGAAGTTCCTCTCCAGCGTGACGCTGGAGCTGGGCGGCAAGTCGCCGGTCATCATCGACGCGTCGGCGAACCTGAAGGCGGCGGCGGAGGCGCTGGCGTGGGGCAAGTTCGTCAACGCGGGGCAAACGTGCGTGGCGCCGGACTACATCTACGTTCCGGCGTCGAAGCAGCAGGCGTTCCTGGAGGCGCTCAAGGCGGCGCTGACGCGCTTCTACGGTGAGACGGAGGCGGAGCGGCAGGCGAGCCCGGACTTCGCTCGGGTGGTGGACCCGGCGGCGTGGAGGCGGCTCAAGGAGGTGCTCGACCGCACGGTCGCCGCGGGGGCGAAGGTGGAGGCGGGCGGCACGGCGGACGGGCCGTCGCGGTACGTGGCGCCCACCGTGCTGTCCGGGGTGACGACGACGATGCCCATCATGGAGGCCGAAATCTTCGGGCCGCTGTTGCCGGTACTGACCTACGAGCGGCGTGAAGAGGTCTACGCGCACATCAACGAAGGCGGGAAGCCGCTGGCGCTGTACGTGTTCTCGCAGGACTCGCGGATGGTGGAGGAGGTGCTCCAGCACACGACGTCCGGCGGGGTGGTGGTGAACAACGTGCTCATCCACGTGGCGAACCCGAACCTGCCGTTTGGCGGGGTGGGGATGAGCGGCCTGGGGAACTACCACGGGCACTACGGCTTCAAGACGTTCAGCCACGAGCGGGCGGTGATGGTCCAGTGGATGAAGTCGCTGGCTGCGGTGTTCTTCCCGCCGTATCGGGGAAAGGCCCAGGAATGGGCCTCCCGCGCGACCCGGATGCTGGAGTAG
- a CDS encoding TetR/AcrR family transcriptional regulator: protein MAGALAAKREVPLRARRDEDKEARRRELLDAARALFEATSFAEVKMADVAARTGLAKGTVFLYFPTKEALFLALLDDLLTAWFAKLNGRLAEGGAWTGPQLARAVAGSLEGEETFTRLLALAQTVLEQNVTVAQARAFKERVLVAMGTTSALLQARLPSLTPATAGQFIRHVHALMTGLRQMADIAPVSREVLTLPHMAPLRVDFTAELTAAITTLLRGLEVR, encoded by the coding sequence ATGGCGGGAGCACTGGCCGCGAAGCGGGAGGTCCCCCTGCGGGCGCGGCGGGACGAGGACAAGGAAGCGCGGCGGCGGGAGCTGCTGGACGCGGCGCGGGCGCTGTTCGAGGCCACGTCGTTCGCCGAGGTGAAGATGGCGGACGTCGCGGCGCGCACGGGCCTGGCGAAGGGGACGGTGTTCCTCTACTTCCCGACGAAGGAGGCGCTGTTCCTGGCGCTCCTGGACGACCTGCTCACCGCGTGGTTCGCGAAGCTGAACGGGCGCCTGGCGGAGGGCGGCGCGTGGACGGGCCCCCAGCTTGCGCGCGCGGTGGCCGGGTCGCTGGAGGGCGAGGAGACCTTCACGCGGCTGTTGGCGCTGGCGCAGACGGTGCTGGAGCAGAACGTGACGGTGGCGCAGGCGCGCGCGTTCAAGGAGCGCGTGCTGGTGGCCATGGGCACGACGTCGGCGCTGCTCCAGGCGCGGCTGCCCTCGCTCACGCCGGCGACGGCGGGCCAGTTCATCCGCCACGTGCACGCGCTGATGACGGGGCTGCGGCAGATGGCGGACATCGCGCCCGTGTCGCGCGAGGTGCTGACGCTGCCGCACATGGCGCCCCTGCGCGTGGACTTCACCGCCGAGCTGACGGCGGCCATCACCACCCTTCTTCGCGGGCTCGAGGTCCGCTGA
- a CDS encoding phospholipase D-like domain-containing protein → MRPIDAELLSGSALYQEVVLRKLAHARESVWMATANVKAMYVERSKGAFVPLLEVLDGLAARGVALRLLHAELPSRPFRAAFDARSRLVKGGLELKVCPRVHFKAVVVDGAWVYLGSANLTGAGLGAKGEDVRNFELGFVTEDFDTIDRTCALFEAVWSGAECRGCRLRSVCPDPILPSGAGQAKKRGRDGVRLGKSRRLRRPREDST, encoded by the coding sequence ATGAGACCCATCGACGCGGAGCTGCTGTCGGGGAGCGCGCTGTACCAGGAGGTGGTGCTGCGCAAGCTGGCCCACGCGCGCGAGTCGGTGTGGATGGCCACCGCCAACGTGAAGGCCATGTACGTGGAGCGCTCGAAGGGGGCGTTCGTGCCGCTCCTGGAGGTGCTGGATGGGCTGGCCGCCCGGGGCGTGGCGCTGCGGCTGTTGCACGCGGAGCTGCCCAGCCGGCCGTTCCGGGCCGCGTTCGACGCCCGCTCGCGGCTGGTGAAGGGGGGGCTGGAACTGAAGGTGTGCCCGCGCGTCCACTTCAAGGCGGTGGTGGTGGATGGTGCGTGGGTCTACCTGGGGAGCGCGAACCTCACCGGCGCGGGACTGGGCGCCAAGGGCGAGGACGTCCGCAACTTCGAGCTGGGCTTCGTGACCGAGGACTTCGACACCATCGACCGGACGTGCGCCCTCTTCGAGGCGGTGTGGAGCGGCGCCGAGTGCCGCGGATGTCGGCTCCGCTCGGTCTGTCCGGACCCCATCTTGCCCTCCGGCGCCGGACAGGCGAAGAAACGGGGGCGGGACGGGGTTCGCTTGGGGAAATCCCGCCGCCTGCGCCGTCCTCGGGAGGACTCGACATGA
- a CDS encoding sensor histidine kinase: MKPPAASAWDDADADVRARRRVRRRTYWWCSLIITLGSLAHPVVLGRFHADFLAVHLAWAGTFLVLGGVVGAGWLRPPFSGIAAGTVSLTALAVCIELTGGQSSPLFPSFYTVPLFVTVFVPGQRLPVWFAMAGTLLAVLLMMGWAHVPWTGMVSQCFSLLFVFAVSAHGAEAFRKLRAAERNAHLERMEALRQLAESESRRARVERQRAEVERLVVVGQLAAGVAHEVNNPLAYVKSNLHYLQEEWAQGVPEDLDDVRRVLEETQQGVLRIQQIVTDLRLFSREAPDGAESCDVAETLAEAQRLASVRLRSLGVVERDVAPGLSPARVTPRHLVQVLVNLLLNAADALEAARSSKPAHVVLRARMEDGRVRVEVEDNGPGIPEAALPRLFEPFFTTKPPGKGTGLGLALCRDYVARAGGTLDVENRAEGGARFILRLPVAGTSSPPVHREPPASVDAEPAAK; this comes from the coding sequence GTGAAGCCTCCAGCTGCCAGCGCATGGGATGACGCGGACGCGGACGTCCGGGCCCGTCGTCGGGTCCGGCGGCGCACGTATTGGTGGTGCTCGCTGATCATCACGCTGGGCTCGCTGGCGCACCCGGTGGTTCTGGGCCGCTTCCACGCGGACTTCCTCGCCGTGCACCTGGCGTGGGCCGGCACGTTCCTCGTGCTGGGGGGCGTCGTCGGCGCGGGGTGGCTGCGCCCGCCGTTCAGCGGCATCGCGGCGGGCACCGTCAGCCTGACCGCGCTCGCGGTATGCATCGAGCTCACCGGCGGCCAGTCGAGCCCGCTGTTCCCCTCGTTCTACACGGTGCCCCTCTTCGTCACCGTCTTCGTCCCAGGGCAGCGGCTCCCGGTGTGGTTCGCCATGGCCGGGACGCTGCTGGCGGTGCTGCTGATGATGGGGTGGGCGCACGTGCCGTGGACGGGCATGGTCAGCCAGTGCTTCAGCCTCCTCTTCGTGTTCGCGGTGTCCGCGCACGGCGCGGAGGCCTTCCGCAAGCTGCGCGCGGCCGAGCGCAACGCGCACCTGGAGCGAATGGAGGCCCTGCGCCAGCTGGCGGAGAGCGAGTCGCGCCGCGCGCGCGTGGAGCGGCAGCGCGCGGAGGTGGAGCGGCTGGTGGTGGTGGGGCAGCTGGCCGCGGGCGTGGCCCACGAGGTGAACAACCCGCTCGCGTACGTGAAATCGAACCTGCACTACCTCCAGGAGGAATGGGCGCAAGGCGTCCCCGAGGACCTGGACGACGTGCGCCGCGTGCTGGAGGAGACGCAGCAGGGCGTGCTGCGCATCCAGCAGATCGTCACCGACCTGCGCCTGTTCTCCCGCGAGGCCCCCGACGGCGCGGAGTCCTGCGACGTGGCGGAGACGCTGGCCGAGGCGCAGCGGCTGGCCTCGGTGCGCCTGAGGAGCCTGGGCGTGGTGGAGCGCGACGTGGCGCCGGGGCTCTCCCCCGCGCGCGTCACGCCCCGCCACCTGGTGCAGGTGCTGGTGAACCTGCTGCTCAACGCCGCGGACGCGCTGGAGGCCGCCCGCTCCAGCAAGCCCGCGCACGTGGTGCTGCGCGCGCGCATGGAGGACGGCCGCGTGCGGGTGGAGGTGGAGGACAACGGGCCGGGCATCCCGGAGGCCGCGCTGCCACGCCTCTTCGAGCCCTTCTTCACCACGAAGCCGCCCGGCAAGGGCACCGGCCTGGGCCTGGCGCTCTGCCGCGACTACGTGGCGCGCGCGGGCGGCACCCTGGATGTGGAGAACCGCGCGGAAGGCGGTGCGCGCTTCATCCTCCGGCTGCCCGTCGCCGGGACTTCATCCCCCCCTGTCCACCGCGAGCCCCCCGCGTCCGTGGACGCGGAGCCCGCGGCCAAGTAG
- a CDS encoding helix-turn-helix transcriptional regulator — protein MEQRLATLIGNAVRVARQRLELTQADVAERVGIATEVYGRLERGHMLPSVRTLRKLCLVLNCSSDVLLGLSATAAVTEDGAPQLAEDPPEYRERPEVRRLLRTVRKLDSPRLRLLGQVAHALER, from the coding sequence ATGGAACAGCGACTGGCAACCCTCATTGGAAACGCGGTGCGAGTGGCCCGGCAGCGGCTGGAGCTGACGCAGGCCGACGTCGCCGAGCGCGTCGGCATCGCCACCGAGGTGTACGGCCGTTTGGAGCGCGGGCACATGCTGCCCAGCGTGCGGACGTTGCGGAAGTTGTGCCTGGTGCTCAACTGCTCGTCGGACGTGTTGCTCGGGTTGAGCGCGACGGCGGCGGTGACGGAGGACGGCGCGCCGCAGCTCGCGGAAGATCCGCCGGAGTACCGCGAGCGTCCCGAGGTGCGGCGCCTCCTGCGCACCGTGCGCAAGCTGGACTCGCCGCGCCTGCGGCTGTTGGGGCAGGTGGCGCACGCGCTGGAGCGCTGA
- a CDS encoding nitronate monooxygenase family protein, with amino-acid sequence MAPTRIDTAVTRMLGIRYPIVAAPMFLVSNAALLEAAGRAGAIGAVPSLNFRTAQAYRDFLHTFPQEVPFGVNLILKWAERLEEDVAATVERKVPLVITSLGDPTPIVERVHAYGGKVWSDVISLRHAEKAVKAGVDALVAVGSGAGGHAGNLSPMVLGPWLKEELGVPVVLAGALSTGRHLAATLALGMDGAYVGTRFLATEEAGAAPDYKQALVDANPEDLEYTKEVTGVHGNFLKAALERFRAGQGKAWKDTWSAGQGVAFVKDVLPAATVVERMVREYSEARATLPSES; translated from the coding sequence ATGGCTCCTACGCGCATCGACACCGCGGTGACCCGGATGTTGGGGATCCGCTATCCCATCGTCGCAGCCCCCATGTTCCTGGTGTCCAACGCGGCGCTCCTGGAGGCGGCCGGGCGCGCGGGCGCCATCGGGGCGGTGCCGTCGCTCAACTTCCGCACCGCGCAGGCGTACCGGGACTTCCTCCACACGTTCCCCCAGGAGGTGCCCTTCGGCGTGAACCTCATCCTCAAGTGGGCCGAGCGCCTGGAGGAGGACGTGGCCGCGACGGTGGAGCGCAAGGTGCCGCTGGTCATCACCAGCCTGGGCGACCCCACGCCCATCGTGGAGCGCGTGCACGCGTACGGCGGCAAGGTGTGGAGCGACGTGATTTCGCTGCGCCACGCGGAGAAGGCCGTGAAGGCCGGCGTGGACGCGCTCGTCGCCGTGGGCAGCGGCGCGGGCGGCCACGCGGGCAACCTGAGCCCCATGGTGCTGGGGCCGTGGCTCAAGGAGGAGCTGGGCGTGCCGGTGGTGCTCGCGGGCGCGCTGTCCACGGGCCGCCACCTGGCCGCGACGCTCGCGCTGGGCATGGACGGCGCGTACGTGGGCACGCGCTTCCTGGCCACGGAGGAAGCCGGCGCCGCGCCCGACTACAAGCAGGCGCTGGTGGATGCCAACCCCGAGGACCTGGAGTACACGAAGGAAGTGACGGGCGTGCACGGCAACTTCCTCAAGGCCGCGCTGGAGCGCTTCCGCGCGGGCCAGGGCAAGGCGTGGAAGGACACCTGGAGCGCGGGCCAGGGCGTGGCCTTCGTGAAGGACGTGCTGCCCGCCGCCACCGTCGTGGAGCGCATGGTGCGCGAGTACTCCGAAGCCCGCGCCACGCTGCCGTCCGAATCCTGA
- a CDS encoding HEAT repeat domain-containing protein, translating into MSDERPDALLKSALEKIVYFEARAQQLHGELASARDELSHLKEDLSEARQRELELRRELAGLEVKSARAQAEREELSRLNQALRLERDQLMAKLLDASRIHSSGQPRAVAQDDDDELGFDLASFISQLRSEVILRGDVPAVRAPFSGPAVPLKASEPSVPWTEKPAPPIPQRAPAAVVESGLSPVAREAQRLQSEGRLKVSAEQMAELSGHAGSPTDETLFGFSVRELSAADAAARVRAAERLKALAHPAAAPALAAALHAETDPTAQVALVQAFAGLCREEGASVVSPLLSSPVPEVRIAALKALLVLAPKDAAPHLAQAMKDADRSVRRRASLLALGLEGETARRLGEDAIHDADPEVRALAALALGAGRGENARTLLLGALDDGEARVRKAAAQSLSRILGHDVSAVVALDDAHRRREIRRLATLPVKPVRATLEVKPARPAPAVAEAQPAAVNAAQPVGQGAQPVSAPAQAVQPMTMNAAQQASAPVAAPQAIPSIPAHAAVPVSLADVAANTSQWTAVPMAAPALAVATGGGARSAPVAMHGGAAPAPAQVSMQGAAPARVANGGPVSFASGPSAPPSRPVAPVPPAAPVPPPAARRTPVQAALVAMGAPPPARAPAPATPPPVPPQRGPSPVEALCGAMLQEVRVAVRGRSLAELTSGLSAPAELAQEAVALLVARGAIVRRGHKYFAA; encoded by the coding sequence GTGAGTGACGAGCGTCCGGACGCGCTGCTCAAGAGCGCACTCGAAAAGATCGTCTACTTCGAGGCCCGTGCGCAGCAGTTGCATGGCGAGCTGGCGTCCGCGCGCGACGAGCTTTCGCACCTCAAGGAGGACCTGTCGGAGGCGCGTCAGCGCGAGCTGGAGCTGCGCCGGGAGCTGGCCGGGCTGGAGGTGAAGAGCGCCCGCGCCCAGGCCGAGCGCGAGGAGCTGTCGCGGCTCAACCAGGCGCTGCGGCTGGAGCGCGACCAGCTGATGGCGAAGCTGCTGGACGCGAGCCGGATCCACTCGTCGGGCCAGCCGCGCGCGGTGGCGCAGGACGATGACGACGAGCTGGGGTTCGACCTGGCGTCGTTCATCTCGCAGCTGCGCAGCGAGGTCATCCTCCGCGGGGACGTGCCCGCGGTGCGCGCGCCGTTCAGCGGTCCGGCGGTGCCCCTGAAGGCCTCCGAGCCGAGCGTGCCGTGGACGGAGAAGCCCGCGCCGCCCATTCCGCAGCGGGCCCCGGCGGCCGTGGTGGAGTCGGGGCTGTCGCCGGTGGCGCGCGAGGCGCAGCGGCTGCAGAGCGAGGGCCGGCTGAAGGTGAGCGCGGAGCAGATGGCGGAGCTGTCGGGGCACGCCGGCAGCCCCACGGATGAGACGCTGTTCGGGTTCTCCGTGCGGGAGCTGTCCGCGGCGGACGCGGCGGCGCGCGTGCGGGCGGCGGAGCGGCTGAAGGCGCTGGCGCATCCGGCGGCGGCGCCCGCGCTGGCGGCGGCGCTGCACGCGGAGACGGACCCGACGGCGCAGGTGGCGCTGGTGCAGGCGTTCGCGGGGCTGTGCCGGGAGGAGGGCGCGTCGGTGGTGTCGCCGCTCCTGTCGTCGCCGGTGCCGGAGGTGCGCATCGCGGCGCTGAAGGCGCTGCTGGTGCTGGCGCCGAAGGACGCGGCGCCTCATCTGGCGCAGGCGATGAAGGACGCGGACCGGTCGGTGCGCCGGCGCGCGTCGCTGCTGGCCCTGGGGTTGGAGGGGGAGACGGCGCGGCGGCTGGGCGAGGACGCCATCCACGACGCGGACCCGGAAGTGCGCGCGCTGGCGGCGCTGGCGCTGGGCGCGGGCCGGGGCGAGAACGCGCGGACGCTGCTGTTGGGCGCGCTGGATGACGGCGAGGCGCGCGTGCGCAAGGCGGCGGCGCAGAGCCTGTCGCGCATCCTGGGCCACGACGTGTCCGCGGTGGTCGCGCTGGATGATGCGCACCGGCGGCGGGAGATCCGCCGGCTGGCGACGCTGCCCGTGAAGCCCGTGCGCGCGACGCTGGAGGTGAAGCCCGCCCGCCCGGCCCCCGCGGTCGCGGAGGCTCAGCCCGCCGCGGTGAATGCCGCGCAGCCGGTGGGGCAGGGCGCTCAGCCTGTCTCCGCGCCCGCGCAGGCCGTGCAGCCGATGACGATGAATGCCGCGCAGCAGGCGAGCGCTCCAGTCGCGGCGCCGCAGGCCATCCCGTCGATTCCCGCGCACGCCGCCGTACCGGTGTCGCTCGCGGACGTGGCCGCGAACACCTCGCAGTGGACCGCCGTCCCCATGGCCGCCCCCGCGCTCGCCGTCGCAACCGGGGGCGGTGCGCGCTCCGCCCCCGTCGCGATGCACGGTGGTGCGGCCCCGGCGCCTGCCCAGGTCTCGATGCAGGGCGCGGCGCCCGCCCGGGTCGCGAATGGCGGGCCCGTGTCCTTCGCCTCGGGGCCCTCCGCGCCGCCGTCGCGCCCGGTGGCCCCTGTTCCTCCTGCCGCGCCCGTGCCGCCTCCCGCCGCGCGGCGGACGCCCGTGCAGGCCGCGCTGGTCGCCATGGGCGCGCCGCCTCCCGCCCGGGCTCCCGCGCCCGCCACCCCGCCGCCGGTTCCTCCCCAGCGCGGCCCCTCTCCCGTGGAAGCGCTGTGTGGGGCGATGTTGCAGGAGGTGCGGGTCGCCGTTCGCGGACGCTCGCTCGCTGAGCTGACGTCCGGGCTGTCCGCCCCCGCGGAACTGGCCCAGGAGGCCGTCGCCCTGCTGGTGGCCCGAGGGGCCATCGTGCGAAGGGGGCACAAATACTTCGCCGCTTGA
- a CDS encoding ParA family protein, protein MEAPTYSSKQVAEMLGVTPKGIPAELRKDAYGPEDVWELRTTLNKFPPTAGLRKQLFLNFKGGTGKTSLSTSYAWRLAELGYAVLLIDLDSQGHATKCLGYEGEDFEKTLLDVLVRKTPLAQVVQKSTLPNLDFIPSNLSMSTVDLALMPMAGREFKLRNALKDVEAQYDFIVFDAPPSFGLLNLNALMAANDLFVPVLADFLSFHGLKLLFETVQSLEEDLNHVLDHVFIVVNSFNATFKLAKEALEALQTHYPEYLLPTIIRQCTKFAQASSEGRPVFVADPTSKGASDIQAMLDNVLPRLVAAHAAAVKAGTATKAG, encoded by the coding sequence ATGGAAGCGCCGACGTACAGCTCGAAGCAGGTGGCCGAGATGCTCGGCGTGACTCCGAAGGGCATCCCCGCGGAGCTGCGCAAGGACGCCTACGGCCCGGAGGACGTGTGGGAGCTGCGCACGACGCTCAACAAGTTCCCGCCCACCGCGGGCCTGCGCAAGCAGCTCTTCCTCAACTTCAAGGGCGGCACCGGCAAGACGTCCCTGTCCACGTCCTACGCCTGGCGCCTGGCGGAGCTGGGCTACGCGGTCCTCCTCATCGACCTGGACAGCCAGGGCCACGCCACCAAGTGCCTGGGCTACGAGGGCGAGGATTTCGAGAAGACGCTGCTGGACGTGCTGGTGCGCAAGACGCCGCTCGCGCAGGTGGTGCAGAAGTCCACCCTGCCCAACCTGGACTTCATCCCGTCCAACCTGAGCATGTCCACGGTGGACCTGGCGCTGATGCCCATGGCCGGCCGTGAGTTCAAGCTGCGCAACGCGCTCAAGGACGTGGAGGCGCAGTACGACTTCATCGTCTTCGACGCGCCTCCGTCCTTCGGTCTGCTCAACCTGAACGCGCTGATGGCCGCGAACGACCTGTTCGTGCCGGTGCTCGCGGACTTCCTGTCCTTCCACGGCCTCAAGCTGCTGTTCGAAACGGTGCAGAGCCTGGAGGAGGACCTGAACCACGTGCTGGACCACGTGTTCATCGTGGTGAACTCCTTCAACGCCACCTTCAAGCTGGCCAAGGAGGCGCTGGAGGCGCTCCAGACGCACTACCCCGAGTACCTGCTGCCCACCATCATCCGGCAGTGCACCAAGTTCGCGCAGGCCTCCAGCGAGGGCCGCCCGGTCTTCGTGGCGGACCCCACGTCCAAGGGGGCCAGCGACATCCAGGCCATGCTGGACAACGTGCTGCCGCGCCTGGTGGCCGCGCACGCCGCGGCGGTGAAGGCCGGCACCGCGACGAAAGCCGGCTGA
- a CDS encoding M48 family metallopeptidase — protein MRSRLGVLVAAGLGLTSCAQVTKGLKAANLGGDVNRVVAASEKVQSCDKLKVEPAVQEEYALGSALAIHWAQQGDGLMLSNTAEEGLNTYVNTVGRNLAMQSPRPELRWTFGVLKDAKNFNALSAPGGYVFVTRRLLQGVDNEAQLAGVLAHEIAHVVLKHSLHQYVSVKVNTCKTAAVTGAVVTAVASKVVGASRLDGRLDLDSDTGLMGEMVEGTVELAGKGHRKDEELAADALAVELMLSAGYDPGEYSRLLGQTTGGGGLWANHPSAKDRQAQIADLVQARRNEADPLARVDVASLHRPALPAAFAIVGPPKKPTNLAKDAK, from the coding sequence ATGCGCTCGCGACTGGGAGTGCTGGTGGCGGCGGGCCTGGGCCTCACGTCGTGCGCCCAGGTGACGAAGGGCCTGAAGGCCGCGAACCTGGGCGGTGACGTGAACCGGGTGGTGGCGGCGTCGGAGAAGGTGCAGTCCTGCGACAAGCTGAAGGTCGAGCCGGCCGTCCAGGAGGAGTACGCGCTGGGCAGCGCGCTGGCCATCCACTGGGCCCAGCAGGGCGACGGGCTGATGCTGTCGAACACCGCCGAGGAGGGGCTGAACACCTACGTCAACACGGTGGGCCGCAACCTGGCGATGCAGTCCCCCCGCCCGGAGCTGCGTTGGACGTTCGGCGTGCTCAAGGACGCGAAGAACTTCAACGCCCTGTCCGCGCCCGGGGGCTACGTGTTCGTCACGCGCCGGCTGCTCCAGGGTGTGGACAACGAGGCGCAGCTCGCGGGCGTGCTGGCGCATGAGATTGCGCACGTCGTGCTCAAGCACTCGCTGCACCAGTACGTCTCCGTGAAGGTGAACACCTGCAAGACCGCCGCGGTGACAGGCGCCGTGGTGACGGCGGTGGCTTCGAAGGTGGTGGGCGCGAGCCGGCTGGACGGCCGGCTGGACCTGGACTCGGACACGGGGCTGATGGGGGAGATGGTCGAAGGCACCGTGGAGCTCGCCGGCAAGGGCCACCGCAAGGACGAGGAGCTGGCGGCGGACGCGCTCGCGGTGGAGCTGATGTTGTCCGCGGGCTACGACCCGGGGGAGTACTCGCGGCTGCTCGGACAGACGACCGGGGGCGGCGGACTCTGGGCGAACCACCCCAGCGCGAAGGACCGCCAGGCTCAGATTGCCGACCTCGTCCAGGCGCGGCGGAACGAAGCGGATCCGCTCGCGCGGGTGGACGTGGCGTCGCTCCACCGGCCGGCCCTGCCCGCGGCCTTCGCCATCGTGGGCCCCCCGAAGAAGCCCACGAACCTGGCGAAGGACGCGAAGTAG
- a CDS encoding SH3 domain-containing protein, with protein sequence MRRWTWGILLLALGVPATAAWAVKKDEKLYVKARNTRVLKSAAPTADVVAVLQPGQQVTWKGADPKNAQWHQVTEPGGKAGYVFQTNLSTKPPDMELVAKDGQTRAIDPASFVSSGAAVKALSPGAEKYGKEKGGDYATAVSQLQKLEGLALKVTPVEIDEHVRQAGLFPVVAPNTKLGPQAKKGVK encoded by the coding sequence ATGAGACGATGGACCTGGGGCATCCTGCTGTTGGCGCTGGGGGTGCCGGCGACGGCCGCGTGGGCGGTGAAGAAGGACGAGAAGCTCTACGTGAAGGCACGCAACACGCGCGTGCTCAAGAGCGCCGCGCCCACCGCGGACGTGGTGGCGGTGCTCCAGCCCGGCCAGCAGGTGACGTGGAAGGGCGCGGATCCGAAGAACGCGCAGTGGCACCAGGTGACGGAGCCCGGAGGCAAGGCCGGCTACGTGTTCCAGACGAACCTGTCCACGAAGCCGCCCGACATGGAGCTGGTGGCCAAGGACGGCCAGACGCGCGCCATCGACCCGGCGTCCTTCGTGTCCAGCGGCGCGGCGGTGAAGGCGCTGAGCCCGGGCGCGGAGAAGTACGGCAAGGAGAAGGGCGGCGACTACGCGACCGCCGTGTCCCAGCTCCAGAAGCTGGAGGGCCTGGCGCTCAAGGTCACCCCGGTGGAGATCGACGAGCACGTGCGGCAGGCCGGGTTGTTTCCCGTGGTGGCCCCCAACACGAAGCTGGGTCCCCAGGCGAAGAAGGGGGTGAAGTGA